The genomic DNA ACATAAACCTCTTCCCCTCCACTAACAGAGTGACGTCACACAGCTGCTGAGCATCCAGTAGCTGCTTCAACCCTGACGGAGAGAAGAAGTAAAGAGTGAGGAGATAGAAAGAGACTTATATGATATAGGCAGCACATGAGTGATGCATTCATTTGGATGTTCCCATTCCACCGGACCATGTGTGACGTAGTCCCCTAAAGGAGTGGTGCTGTCGTCGGGAAAGTCCTCTTCTTCGGAGTCGCTGTCCGAGAGGGGCTCCCCGCCCCCACCATCCCCATCCTGCCAGGGCTGTGGCCGCCAGGTGATCGTTCCTCCACGGACTGCACTCATCTGAAGATAGTCAAGCGTTGACATAATATACCACAGGAATATCAGGAACCtttaacaacaaaaaacattatttCTGTCTCAAGGAGCCAGATACACACGATGGTGGCCAGTTATAATTATGATTTGATGTAGATAGATCTTAGTAATCTATTTAAGAGTAATTAGAGGGTCATGGTCAAGCTCAACTTCAAAGCCCTTTATGAATCGTATCCAACACTAAGCTACAggctgaatgaatgaatgtctGGCAGCATTCCCTAGTCCTCTCTCTTATTGAGAAAATGAACAGGGGACATTCAGAAATAATGACACAAAATGACAATGTTGTTGACTTTACCTTGATCAAAGGGAGACTAGCCTACTTGGTGGTCCTGTCCTGGGCTCTGATTGTGTGGATGTCACCAGGGGCCAGACAGTTAGTAGTTTCACCTTTAAGCCCGATTGTCTGTAGTCAGTCAAGAAGGGAAGCTGACAGTTGCCATCCGTGTGTCCCACCCTCCGATCAGCCTGTCCTGGTCTGAGTGAGTACGGCCTCCAGTGTGGGGTGCAGCACGACTCATGGTTCTCAGAACCACCATGCAGGCTATAACAACAGACCGCCCGGCGgcggctagctaacgttagttagcaacTGCTGAATGCAGCTCTCTAAAATAACATCCGCCAAAGCACCCCTTTCTGTCTTATCCGGGGAATCAGTAAATCATGACAAGAAATACAAACATCTCAAACGCATTAcagttgttaaaaatatgaaacacTGGTTGTATTGCCCCAAGACCTGCATGACTATTGTCGGCCGCACGATTCACTTTTCCCCCTGTCCCAACTGCATTATCGCAATGCAATAGTTCCGCTAGTCTCATTGGCTAGCCTTTGAACCCGTACACGGATGTGACGTTTGTTTTGGACTCGTTCGTGCGCCTTATTTTATAACTAAAGCAAATTTAAGCGATATTTTGTTTTATACTTTCTAAACATTACATTTGTTACAGATTTTGCTCATATAATGTTCAGGTCCCATCATTTCATTGGTTGTCTTATTTGGTTCCGCCTCTATTTACCAACCTACTTCCGCATTGAAAAATGGCGACTTGCATTGGCATGGTTACCCGGCTTTGCACATTGAACACAATACAAGGCAGGGAACGAAAGTATTTACCCCCAGCCGCTCCACGCATGAGATGCGAAGTAGTCTGTACGAACATGTCCGCGAGGAGACTGACAAAGTAATTGCCAATGTGAAGACTCGGAAGGAGATCTACGGGGAGCAGATGTCAGGGAGATTGTAAGCGTTTCTGTATATCCCATCTCACTATGTTGAATATTGTAGATGTAGCCTAGTTACATGCGCTTTGCATGCTCTCTTGACCATCAAGTCATTGAAGTGTCTTTGATGTCCTTTCATATGCTCTGTCTGTCATTTTCCTTGAAGTACATTCATATGAATACAGCCTCCCTGAATGTGGCAGTGTAGGCTACTGCATTTGTATCAAGCACATTGCCTGGTCTCCATAGGCATACGTCAGTGGTGTGTTTCTGATGTACGTGTGTGTTTGGCAGCAACTTGAGGTGGTGAGTGAGGAAATCTCACAGCTGGAGGAGCAGAAGAACGTGATAAATCACAGAGTTCAGGCTCTTGTGGTCAGTTGATATATTGACAATGATACCAATAACTGTGCTTCGAAACATTGTTTCCGTGTTATGATGAGATATTATTTTGTGGGATTATTGTGATCAACATTTTCCTTCTCTTCACAGGACCAGAATGACAAGAAAGCCCTagctaatgtactgtatgttctgtCTTGCCTGCTGTGACCTTATGGTATTATCACTTAACATCAAGGCTGAATAGAAAGAATACCCTTGTGGTAAGTAAACCCTAATCTTCTTCAGATTCCTTAGTTCAAGGAGGCTACGAAGGACGGTCAGGAGATCCGCCACCGGCTGAGCCAGCTTTACCCCCGAGAGCACTATGGCTGAGCCCTGAGGCTGCCCAACACCACACACCCCGATGTggtgagaatacacacacacacgtgtgaggAAATATATATGATTAGAGAATCATTCTGAGAGAGACCTATGCGTATAGACCTTTAACTATagggagacaaacacacacacacaacataccccctctctctgtttattCTGATCAGATGGCGTAGGCCATGAGTTAGGCTGCGATGGGGAGGTTGTGGGGTAAGGTCACCTGTGTGGGTGGGAATGGACAGGCCATGGAGAAACCAGAATGACTAGTAGTGATATACTAGTGTGCAGTTGTCGCTGTATCAACAAAGTTTCCTTTTCTCTTCTAGGTTATTTTATGGACCATGCTGTTAACTGGAAGGACCTTCCTGTCAGGTGAGGCACTTTCTGTGTAATAGGTTTCATTTGCTGACAACCCAGTGTAACATACAAGTGTATATGTGTTTTTATTAGAGATGAATGGTCCGATTTTTTTTCCATTGTAGGTCTGTGTGCAGTAGCACATGTTACAGGGCTGAGACGGACACAGGCAGAGAGACTTGGGGCCTTTACAGAGTACATCACTTCAACAAGGTAATGGGAAACAAAGCCAAATCTTTTAGAATCAACCAAGGACCAAGTAGTCTGCCATATTTGATGCGTGGTGTTAAAGTATCCTTGTGTTCTCATCCTCTGCTTGTGTGCCTGTCCAGGTGGAGATGTTTGGTGTGACTGCGGATGAGACTGGGGAGGAGAGCTCTCAGATGCTGGAGGAGTTCCTGTCCCTGCAGAAGGAGATCTCCTCCCTGGAGCTCCACTATAGGTCAGTgctcctctctggctctctgcaTACACTCAATCTTGCTGGATAGATGCATAGCTAATGCTTTGAGTTGCACTGTATAGTGTATTTTGACATTTGTACACACCATAGCCATATATTtacatatacactactgttcaaaagtttggcgtTTGGAGCTAGGTCGCCCAGCACACAAGGAAGTACGACATTGAGGCGTGGATGCCAGGGAGGGACAGCTATGGCGAGGTGGGCATGATGGTACTACTATGATTGGTTAATCATATCCTGGAtggatgttgtttttgtttgaaaatcATTTCCCATTTTTGCTCTCAAAGCACTCGTGTCAGTTTTGTTGTCCAGTCTTGACATTTTTGTTTCTTCATTGGCTTGCCTTTGATTTCCAGCGGGTCTAACTGTACAGACTACCAAAGCAGATGCCTAAATATCCTATATAAGGGGGAGGATGGTAGCCTACACTACGCTCATACAGTGAGACCAGGAAGGGGCCAGTACATTCTTTATGTTATGAGATTCAGTATTTCTGTAATAGATTGCACAAGAAGAGATGAACCATTTTCTAAGCGTTTGAAGGTTATAATAACCACCATTATTTGCGTCCTACTCCAGGTGAATGCCACAGCGTGTGCTATTCCTCGTA from Salmo trutta chromosome 26, fSalTru1.1, whole genome shotgun sequence includes the following:
- the LOC115163158 gene encoding serine--tRNA ligase, mitochondrial-like, giving the protein MDHAVNWKDLPVRSVCSSTCYRAETDTGRETWGLYRVHHFNKVEMFGVTADETGEESSQMLEEFLSLQKEISSLELHYSLAFGARSPSTQGSTTLRRGCQGGTAMASGSNCTDYQSRCLNILYKGEDGSLHYAHTVRPGRGECHSVCYSSYYHCYTGDSSDQGRDSVCALCLAALPGDGGAVLSLWLTRLLCQRLIIQE